A stretch of Desulfotalea psychrophila LSv54 DNA encodes these proteins:
- a CDS encoding molybdenum cofactor biosynthesis protein MoaE, which yields MNISAKIAELKKRPDFAENVGMILAHNGVVRKWSRAQEGKINVLEVRANKNKIEALRQEYLKHEGIYEILVESHSGKFYPGDDLLFIVVAGDIRENVKPVLSDLLNRIKSEAIEKREIFE from the coding sequence ATGAATATATCAGCAAAAATAGCCGAATTAAAAAAACGACCTGACTTTGCAGAGAACGTGGGAATGATCCTTGCCCACAATGGCGTAGTCAGGAAGTGGTCCAGAGCCCAGGAAGGAAAAATAAATGTTCTTGAGGTAAGGGCCAACAAAAATAAAATAGAGGCTCTTCGCCAAGAATACCTTAAACACGAGGGTATTTATGAAATACTGGTAGAATCTCACTCAGGAAAATTTTACCCTGGAGATGATCTTTTATTCATCGTTGTAGCAGGGGATATCCGAGAAAATGTCAAACCGGTTCTCTCAGACCTCCTCAACAGAATAAAGAGTGAAGCCATTGAGAAGAGGGAAATTTTCGAATAA
- a CDS encoding DUF5516 domain-containing protein (This protein family is known from T7 phage.): MKGGGGLTAEALWTLAVIVKDIIRKFPSSQWLHSLFC; encoded by the coding sequence TTGAAGGGGGGAGGGGGGCTTACTGCCGAGGCCCTGTGGACTCTGGCAGTAATTGTAAAGGATATTATTCGAAAATTTCCCTCTTCTCAATGGCTTCACTCTTTATTCTGTTGA